In Methanosphaera sp. ISO3-F5, a genomic segment contains:
- a CDS encoding dihydroneopterin aldolase family protein — MNEEDYFKNLTDRERAIFEGGISMGSLFHQFVGTPVSLNTVSSLETAISESILLQPAIVDVDVKLDCKLIEKNSRSMGYTSLTGDMLQVRLTTKINEKLIVTCISYDENLHYPMMYIED; from the coding sequence TTGAATGAAGAAGATTATTTTAAAAATTTAACTGATCGTGAAAGAGCAATCTTTGAGGGCGGTATCAGTATGGGATCATTGTTTCATCAGTTTGTTGGAACGCCTGTAAGTTTGAATACTGTTTCATCTTTGGAGACTGCAATTAGTGAGAGTATATTGTTGCAACCAGCTATTGTTGATGTTGATGTTAAATTGGATTGTAAGTTAATTGAAAAAAATAGTCGAAGTATGGGTTATACTTCTTTGACCGGGGATATGTTGCAAGTAAGATTAACCACTAAAATTAATGAAAAATTAATCGTTACATGTATATCATACGATGAAAATTTGCATTATCCTATGATGTATATTGAAGACTAA
- a CDS encoding MotA/TolQ/ExbB proton channel family protein — MDIIGIILSTGNDIITMFQSGGAIVYILTIIGIYGIFLSIEKILYLRKASQIDLTELMIIVNESMAHGGSLEALRAIGNYKTPISRIISEALKIGYRSKSEVEDNMEQVFIVEMSKMMKGLSTLQTIIEVAPLIGLIGTVLGMWYTFRDLGAGSDITLMANGIYIAIVTTIFGLAVAIILLPLHTYIKSKIEIQLDNIEIAKKMSNWRNAEMKIWLEKDIDEVIEALQESPGIIQVKQIEDEQANLKIYLKPNMLEKGIKTIIREKSDTQNRIVESKLKQ; from the coding sequence ATGGACATTATAGGAATAATACTATCTACAGGAAATGACATAATAACAATGTTCCAAAGTGGAGGAGCAATAGTATACATCCTCACAATAATCGGAATTTACGGAATATTCCTATCAATAGAAAAAATACTATACCTCAGAAAAGCATCACAAATAGACCTCACAGAACTAATGATAATAGTAAACGAATCAATGGCACATGGAGGATCACTAGAAGCACTAAGAGCAATAGGAAACTACAAAACACCAATATCACGAATAATATCAGAAGCACTGAAAATAGGATACCGAAGCAAATCCGAAGTAGAAGACAACATGGAACAAGTATTCATTGTAGAAATGAGTAAAATGATGAAAGGCCTATCAACCCTACAAACCATAATAGAAGTAGCACCACTAATAGGACTAATCGGAACAGTACTGGGAATGTGGTACACATTCAGAGACCTCGGAGCAGGAAGCGACATCACACTAATGGCAAACGGAATATACATAGCAATAGTAACAACCATATTCGGATTAGCAGTAGCAATCATACTACTCCCACTACACACATACATAAAAAGCAAAATAGAAATACAACTAGACAACATAGAAATAGCAAAGAAAATGAGCAACTGGAGAAACGCTGAAATGAAAATATGGCTAGAAAAAGACATAGACGAAGTCATAGAAGCACTCCAAGAATCACCAGGAATCATACAAGTAAAACAAATAGAAGACGAACAAGCAAACCTAAAAATATACCTGAAACCAAACATGCTAGAAAAAGGAATAAAAACCATTATACGAGAAAAATCAGACACACAAAACCGTATAGTAGAAAGTAAACTAAAACAATAA
- a CDS encoding DUF515 domain-containing protein — protein sequence MKEIKEKIQEQYQKIINLLDQEENKTKLFRNRHHRLKKQENEELMTGIIVVALIIIIIFSLAYYLLIFAPQQEELNNLKQEKINTVNTLLVDDEGHNKEAIIAEIESKNTIEELNNLDVNLMIHPILKNTLLQQIKEYKDKYDRIEIITDNTTDIMNTENATNYINSQETTTLSTIKIKPVDSVIIPLNINRKQAASGFLSQGDKVDIYKTTKDEEIKEYDENNTENTTINTSTKIVGGSTVVSILRSKDSGNIEQNMELSETPKNRNMSQSSSLDIQQILSSRAAGTYDEKQIKLLLNEYGVRLSNYERTSNIGDLDVEYIIMLEVPRDSVENLIDNMDNIILTIPTYDAPSWVKL from the coding sequence ATGAAAGAAATAAAAGAAAAAATACAAGAACAATATCAGAAAATAATAAACCTCCTGGATCAAGAAGAAAACAAAACAAAACTGTTCCGCAACAGACACCACAGACTAAAAAAACAAGAAAATGAAGAACTGATGACAGGAATAATAGTAGTGGCACTAATAATCATAATAATCTTCTCACTAGCATATTATCTCTTAATATTCGCACCACAACAGGAAGAACTTAACAACCTGAAACAGGAAAAAATAAACACAGTAAACACATTACTCGTAGATGATGAGGGACATAACAAGGAAGCAATAATAGCAGAAATAGAAAGCAAAAACACAATAGAAGAACTAAACAATCTCGATGTAAACCTGATGATACACCCCATACTAAAAAATACCCTACTACAACAAATCAAGGAATACAAGGATAAATATGATAGAATAGAAATAATAACCGATAACACAACTGACATAATGAACACAGAAAATGCAACAAATTACATTAACTCACAGGAAACAACAACATTATCCACAATAAAAATTAAACCTGTAGACTCAGTAATAATACCATTAAACATCAACCGTAAACAGGCAGCTAGTGGATTTTTATCTCAAGGAGACAAAGTAGACATATATAAAACAACAAAAGATGAAGAAATCAAGGAATATGATGAAAACAATACAGAAAACACTACCATTAACACTTCCACAAAAATAGTGGGAGGTTCTACTGTAGTATCCATCCTAAGATCCAAGGATTCCGGTAACATAGAACAAAACATGGAACTTTCCGAAACTCCAAAAAACAGGAACATGTCCCAGTCATCATCATTGGACATTCAGCAAATACTATCCTCCCGTGCTGCCGGGACTTATGATGAAAAGCAGATTAAGCTCTTGTTAAATGAGTATGGTGTCCGACTTTCAAATTATGAGAGAACATCAAATATTGGAGACCTGGATGTTGAATATATTATAATGTTGGAAGTTCCCCGGGATAGTGTTGAAAATTTAATAGATAATATGGACAATATAATATTAACAATTCCGACCTATGATGCACCATCATGGGTAAAACTTTAA
- the pssA gene encoding CDP-diacylglycerol--serine O-phosphatidyltransferase: MQTNIIKMIGVADIASLLNATSGMLAILTAHYQNITLTAILLILAVLFDAIDGPLARKYPSSTKEVFGETIDSLADVISFGVAPAVIIFELYNQPLMIIASILILSCGILRLSRYNTIITEQVGPTKTFIGLPIPVTSFMLSLLLFSNIQEQHIILILMIIIAILMVSTHKYPKIKNNKIFLVCGVLLVLTLIYPINNMLYHIPSYLLIIMGIIYMISPILPIKN; the protein is encoded by the coding sequence ATGCAAACAAATATAATAAAAATGATAGGAGTAGCAGACATAGCCTCCCTCCTCAATGCAACATCAGGAATGCTAGCAATACTAACAGCACACTACCAAAACATAACACTCACAGCAATTCTACTAATACTGGCAGTATTGTTTGATGCAATAGATGGACCATTAGCACGAAAATATCCAAGCTCAACAAAAGAAGTCTTCGGAGAAACAATAGATTCGCTAGCAGATGTAATATCATTCGGAGTCGCACCAGCAGTAATAATATTCGAATTATATAATCAACCACTAATGATAATAGCATCAATACTCATATTATCATGTGGAATACTAAGATTAAGCAGGTACAATACAATAATAACAGAACAAGTCGGACCAACAAAAACATTTATTGGCCTACCAATACCAGTAACATCATTCATGTTGTCCCTATTACTGTTCTCAAACATACAAGAACAACATATAATATTAATCTTAATGATAATCATAGCAATACTGATGGTATCAACACACAAATATCCAAAAATAAAAAACAACAAAATATTCCTTGTATGCGGAGTATTACTGGTACTAACATTAATCTATCCAATAAACAATATGCTATACCACATACCATCATACTTACTGATAATAATGGGAATAATATACATGATAAGCCCAATATTACCAATAAAAAACTAA
- the rnhB gene encoding ribonuclease HII, which yields MADTEKTKTVLGIDEAGRGSVLGPLVIGGVLMKENKLKFLDRIGVKDSKRLTAKKRTIISRKIKKITQFTTTIITAQEIDHLRNTGTNLNKIETNAMIEIIKQYKPEKCCIDCLDVNEERFHNRIQHTNHKMEVITEHKADDTYNIVAAASIIAKVERDKQMEIIRQEYGAVGSGYPSDKKTTGYLKNLNGKYPPIVRQTWNTVKNIETKD from the coding sequence ATGGCAGACACAGAAAAAACAAAAACAGTACTAGGAATAGACGAAGCAGGAAGAGGCTCAGTACTAGGACCACTAGTAATAGGAGGAGTACTCATGAAAGAAAACAAACTAAAATTCCTAGACAGAATCGGAGTAAAAGATTCAAAAAGACTAACAGCAAAAAAAAGAACAATAATCTCCAGAAAAATAAAAAAAATAACACAATTCACAACAACAATAATCACCGCACAAGAAATAGACCACCTACGAAACACAGGAACAAACCTCAACAAAATAGAAACCAACGCAATGATAGAAATCATAAAACAATACAAACCAGAAAAATGCTGCATAGACTGCCTCGACGTAAACGAAGAAAGATTCCACAACAGAATACAACACACAAACCATAAAATGGAAGTAATAACAGAACACAAAGCAGACGACACATACAACATCGTAGCAGCCGCATCAATAATAGCAAAAGTAGAAAGAGACAAACAAATGGAAATAATAAGACAAGAATACGGAGCAGTAGGATCCGGATACCCAAGCGACAAAAAAACAACAGGATACCTGAAAAATCTCAACGGAAAATACCCCCCAATAGTAAGACAAACATGGAACACCGTCAAAAATATAGAAACAAAAGACTGA
- a CDS encoding ferredoxin family protein: MIYINEELCKGCFICVDCCPMNVYTPSKQLNQKGVHIPIPEVDKCVKCQLCTLMCPDQVISVEDD; encoded by the coding sequence ATGATATACATTAATGAAGAATTATGTAAAGGATGCTTTATATGTGTAGATTGTTGTCCAATGAATGTGTACACTCCATCAAAACAACTAAACCAAAAAGGAGTACACATTCCAATACCGGAAGTGGACAAATGCGTAAAATGCCAACTATGCACACTAATGTGTCCAGACCAAGTAATTTCAGTAGAGGATGATTAA
- a CDS encoding 2-oxoacid:acceptor oxidoreductase subunit alpha: MADKELFVQGNEACALGALKAGCTFFAGYPITPSTEIAEVMSRKLPEIGGHFIQMEDEIAAVGAIIGASWAGQKVVTATSGPGISLMQENIGYAVMTETPIVIINMQRGSPSTGQPTRSAQADMMQTRWGSHGDYETITLAPSSVQECFDYTIKAFNLAEKYRCPVFVMADEIVGHMREKIIIPDNIEITPRQMPEKTENYLPYDAPENSTTPMPSFGQGYNIHVTGLTHDKRGYPSTDDEETHTQLVTRLCNKILKNTDKITQIETEYLDDAETIVLSYGIPSRSALTAVKQARQKGIKVGYIKLGIVWPFPEQKLLELTKNAKRIIVPELNLGQIYLEVDRVLGKHAKVELLSKIGGALHTPTEILEKIMEE, from the coding sequence ATGGCAGACAAAGAACTATTCGTACAAGGAAACGAGGCATGTGCACTAGGAGCACTAAAAGCAGGATGCACATTCTTTGCAGGATACCCAATCACACCATCCACCGAAATTGCAGAAGTAATGTCCAGAAAACTACCAGAAATAGGCGGACACTTCATACAAATGGAAGATGAAATAGCAGCAGTAGGAGCAATAATAGGAGCATCATGGGCAGGTCAAAAAGTAGTCACCGCAACAAGCGGACCAGGAATATCCCTCATGCAAGAAAACATAGGATACGCAGTAATGACCGAAACACCAATAGTCATAATAAACATGCAAAGAGGATCACCATCCACAGGACAACCAACAAGATCCGCACAAGCAGACATGATGCAAACCCGATGGGGATCACACGGAGACTACGAAACAATCACACTAGCACCATCAAGCGTACAAGAATGCTTCGACTACACCATAAAAGCATTCAACCTAGCAGAAAAATACAGATGCCCAGTATTCGTAATGGCAGATGAAATCGTAGGACACATGAGAGAAAAAATCATCATACCAGACAACATAGAAATAACACCAAGACAAATGCCAGAAAAAACAGAAAACTACCTACCATACGACGCACCAGAAAACTCAACAACACCAATGCCATCATTCGGACAAGGATACAACATACACGTAACAGGACTAACACACGACAAAAGAGGATACCCAAGCACAGACGACGAAGAAACACACACCCAACTAGTAACAAGACTATGCAACAAAATACTAAAAAACACAGATAAAATAACACAAATAGAAACAGAATACCTAGACGACGCAGAAACAATAGTACTATCATATGGAATACCATCAAGAAGTGCACTAACAGCCGTAAAACAAGCAAGACAAAAAGGAATAAAAGTAGGCTACATAAAACTAGGAATAGTATGGCCATTCCCAGAACAAAAACTACTAGAACTCACAAAAAACGCAAAAAGAATCATAGTACCAGAACTAAACCTAGGACAAATATACCTAGAAGTAGACAGAGTACTAGGAAAACATGCAAAAGTAGAACTACTCTCCAAAATAGGCGGAGCACTACACACACCAACAGAAATACTAGAAAAAATAATGGAGGAATAA